The segment TGGACCAGAAGGTGAGCCCCTCCCCTCTCGCTCACTCGGCCGACCATCGCTTTCAAAACTGGTTCTTAACAGCACGTTTTGGTGCATGGTCATTATAAAACCATCTTTATCATGCCAGCGATACGACGTGCCTGTCGAAGTCACCGCCGTGCTGTTGTGTCGTTTGCGCCTGCTAGACACACACGGcacataggtaaaaaaaaaaattctcagagaATGATTTCTGATCGTCATCCTCCAAAATTTCCTGCAGAAAAATCGTATCCGAAGTTCAGTTAGGATGTGATTCATCGCTGATTGGCTCCATGAGAAATGGGTTCCGGATACGTGCCATATTTTGAATGAAGTCCTCTTAACACAAACCCTGCTGATGCAAAACTAtttgttagtaaaaatattttaacttttccaTTGAATTCAGAACAACTGCACATTAAAATGTAATTGGTAGAAGCAGTGTGTTTTTCCTGTTTCGTGTATGTGCATCATAAGTTGGATAGGTTTGGACAGAATCCATTGGTTGCAGGTACGCTCAATTGGCAAAGTGCCGTAGCTTACATCTTTTTGTTTTGTGTTAGGCTGGCTTTAACATTTAGCGCAAATATTTAAAGTTCTGTTGCCAACTTTGTCACCTGTTATTTTATGGGACCAGATTTAactgtgaattgcgataaaacaaaTATCACATTAAAGCACTATATAACACTTAAATATCCACTAATACTCAATATAGCACCCAAATgcacaaaaacaattaaattaatcaCAATAATGTACTCTTTTAAAATACTAATTTCAGTGTATTTCATTGATAGAGCAAGACGTTCATCCGAAGATGTATGGACTGGACTGATACGGAAAAAAAACCTATACGTACGTTGTTTGATTTTGCATATTTCATTAACTCATAGTTACCTTAATGACGTTCATACATTTTTCACACAAATGaatacagatttattttttacttttccaACTGACTTTGTTGTAGACGTGCTTACTACAAATGATTTTATTGTTAGATGCATTATGTAGCTGTAAAGATATTATTCTTTATAGGTAAAATATGTGATAAGTACAGTATTTGCTAGTGTGAGTCACGAACTGCAGCATGCATGAGACGGGAGACGTGTGTCGCCAGGTGAGCGACCAGCAGGTGGTGCTGGAGAAGGCTGGCGTGCCGGGCTTCTTCGTCACCAACAACCCGCTGGACGTGAAGGTGCAGATGTTCCTGCTGGACTTCATCCTGCGCCTCAGCAACATGAAGCTGCCCTCGTGACCGCAATCAATATCATCTGCTTGTGATGAAACACAAGCATTTAATGCAGAAATcattttttacagatttttataTCAGCCGCAAAAAGTATACCAACAGAGTggtttttttcctccaaatatgCCACATACAAGTATGTAAACTATAAAAGTTTTACGTCTATTTTAGCGTATTGTAACTTAatttcttatataaaaaaaagagtgGCATGTTATGTAAAATGAGTTGAGTGTCGACATATGAGATAGTGATAGTAGGTTATTTTCATTAgaacgaagattttttttttacgaaaatcagAACAATAcattgattacagtttattataAGACACGAagaataaaactaattttaaaagtaGGTATACAATTTTTGAAGTGATGTAACAAATCATCGGACATTCAAGAGGTGTCGGCATTGAGGCCGGCCGACACGTCACAGTTTAATGACAGAAACTTGAAGAGTGAGTCAATGTTGGCATCAGTGTGAAACAGCATTAGAAACTAAAATCAGTTATGTCATTATTTTTTCCCCAGtgtaagttcattaaaaaaaaggttaacacAGTATGTCACTCACGTATTGAACGCTTACGAAGACAAAAAACTCTTTTCACTAGCCAGTGAAGCACAACTCTGATTGTAGCGGACAAAGCACATCAGCAGAACTATGCAGAGTTGTCAGATGGCTACAGGTCCCAAAATAAACTGTAATGGTGCTGGCAGTCACAAAACTATTATTTCTAGCAGCATTTTGCTAGATTAACATTACATATTAAATACGAATAGTTGATCACTGTCTACTTAAAACATGTGTAAATTATCTTCGAAAAGGTTTTAGCTTGATATAAAAATCAGCAATGGATCTAGattgtattatgtttaatttttttgtcatacaTATATAAAATGAACCTGTGataaagaaaatgtaagaaaGGTTTACCTAAAGgtcattaaaaattctttaaatgtgGATACCAGGTATTTGTACTCTCCCTGAACAAGTTAGTAAAGCAGCTTTGACAAACACATGCACTTCTGTGCCAATGTGACTGACGGGTGGTGCGACTGTTACATTCCTGTTGGTTTACTGGCAGCTTTATTGTAGTTTGGTTTACTGTCTGGTCGTGGAAGGAGCCGTGAGAGCAAGACTCGTCGCTCCTTGGTTTCCGCTACGTTCGCCAAGCTGGTGCTAGTGGTGATGTGGCGAGGCGCGGAGAACACTGGTATTTCCGTCCGTGGTCGGCTGGTTTGATTGTCCTTTTGCTGTTGCGGAGTTGGGACTCTGCAGACTGTCAGCTGGTGTCTGAAGTTAGCTCTGGAAGAGAGAGGATGTGTGGAAAAGAGTTCAATATTGATAAAATTGCAATTTCTCTTTTACTCCTGCTGGGCTAAGTGATGTCATCACACAACTGCAGTGGAAATTGTTTTGTGACTCTGAATATGCTGCGTAGTAATCTTCATGCTGCATGAATACCTACGAGCAACGAGTGTTTTTTCGTAATGAATACTGGATCAGTATTTATTATTCTTCGAGGAATGTGGTGGTATGTTGCATCATTGGTGTGCTGCATTTTACGTGGCGACTCGAGAAGGTTGTTTCACCAAaagttgctgttgctgttggtcATTGAGGAGAGAGTCCTGTCGCTGGAACATGAATCATGTTGGCTCGTGGGTTGAGGTGACGAGCATTGAGAATGTACGACAGATGTTGTAATTCTTCAGCTCCTAGTCGTTCAAGTAAGTGATCTAAAAGATTTTCTTGGTTGCATATTGGAAGCAGGTGTGAGCTGTTCctgtctaaaaattaattttactcatCGTCGAAATGGTGCAACGCCATTTGCCGAATTTCAGTGGGACTGCAATTTGAATAGTTATGAGGCAGATAATATTTACTAGTTTGACATATCAATACTAATTGGTTTGATAAGTGGTTAGCATTTTCCTTGCATGTTGAGttgataattataatttaaaatactgttgGACAGTCGAGAGTTTAAATTGCCGGGCATTAAAGTACTATTAATGCGCGAGCAATGAGACAGTAATTGCTAAATTGGCCTGACTTCTCTTCATAATTATTGTGAGGCCAAATTTAAATGAGTACGTATATATTTTCAAGTGATTATAGAGAAAGAGGCTTTATTGTGATAAAAAAGCAAAGTGGCAatgaattgtaataaaaaaaattattatacatgGTTGGGATTGGTAAAGTCAAATGCTTGTCATGTGatctaagaaataaaatttaaagtccAACAGGtataaagaatatatttatttatagtaaagttttacaagaaattatttaaatttgtaaatatgcagAGTTCAAGTTATTTATCATTTTACTGTGAGTAAAGATGTTTGTAAACCTGGCTAGGTTTTGTACATTTTGATTTCATctagtcaaaaatatttttataacttacaTCTTACATGTTTGTTATAAACTCATACCTGGAAATTACTGTGTGTAGAGAATTTTATGAGAGTTTCTGCTAACATACATTCAAACTCATAATGTTgggaaagttttaaattatttgattcAGTATACACAAGTGaactataaattatattaaaacacaaGAACTGCTTCTAGTTATCAACTGTATCTAAAGTTTTGCAAGTTTATATGAATTTAtatcttttataattttatgtatacTAGATAATATTAAGAATGAAAGATGGTACATTATTTAATGTTGTAGGCAGGGTTATGGCTCAGGCTGCAAATTGGACACTTGACACAGTACTGGAGTCTGGGTTATGTCGATAGGGCAAGTGCAAAGACTATGGTACTTCTGAGCGACACATCTTGTCAGCCTGTCTGCATTACCTTTAGTGCCCCCCAACACCaccaaatgaaacaaaatattttgagtaTTCGCTATTTATTCATGCTGTTAAAGAGTTTTGCCTTGATGCATTACATTTCTGAACTAATGCTGTTAGTTCTAGTTCTTTCTTTTATTAATGTTACTGCCCTCAGCATTTCCCTTTTGATTCCTGGGAGTTGGTTTACGCAAGGATAGTGACATGACTGGACACAAACACATGCACGTATGTGCTGATGTCACTACAATGCAAACATagaatgataaaataaatttttatgacacTTAAGCTTAACATTGTTTTGCCAATCAAATTCATTGTTAACTTGTAGGCTATATTCAATAGAAAGAGACCAAGAAATTTATTTGTTAgcaagcaggaaaaaaaaattatgttaaataccTGTTAGGCTGGCCAATATTGTTTCgaagaaaacaaaatgaaacCTGTCCACATTGGTCAAGTATGCCACAAGGGCGCATGAAGTAGGCAAGTACACAACTGTGTACTACTTGAATTAGACACAGCCTGTTTAAACTCACAAGCGACCACTTGGCATTCAGAGCAAGGCAAACAGCCTTCTTCCAAAAACATAAACCATTCACTTAAAAGTGTTTGAACTTTATCCCACAACTAGGTAGTAACGTCACTAAACTGTTTTCTAATATGAACTACATACGGCTTTAGAACAACTAAGTAAAGCTATAATTAGTGATCACAGTTTTATGACCCATGACTCATGGAAATAAAGCACAACATAAAGAATTTCTAATTTTAATTGCCATTACATATATGCAACATTTAGCAGCTACAAcactaataaattaaattaatgtaaagcTTTCTTTAAGTTGTCCTTAGCAGGATACACAGaacatcaatttttatttacatgtccATTATGAAATCGGAGGCACTGACGATCACTGTGAACTGGTAAACAAGCAGCAAATAAGAGAGAACACAGAGGTTACATGCCATGAACAGCATCTTTTGTCATCCTAATCATGTAAACTACTTTCCTCTCATAATAACTGTCAACCAACCAGATACCCAGTTCATTTGCaagtgattcgatacttcgtgTCGAAGCTCCGGTTCACTGTAATTGCAACAAAATACAAATGTTTACAGTCTTGCAATTTCAATACAAATGCACAAGTTTTTATAGTCTCGAGGTGTGAATTTAGATTGTAACTGTAATAATAGTACAGAAACtagaaaaatatttagtattggagaataaaatcacaaaaatgcTGTGTTCATCCACACACAATTCCAGTTTATTTACAGTACATGGAAGATTGCTTGGGTGAGTTCACAGACACAACATCTTCATCCGTGATAACTAATGCACACTGTTCTCGAGTCGAAGCACGCACTTTGCTCTCCACCAGTGAGGGCTGTGTCAGGTACAGGGTGTCCACAAAGTCCAGAAGCGCTAGTTTAGCTCTTCCTTCACCTTCCATAGCTTTTCACAACATTTCACTGAGTGAAACTCAATTGAATTGATGCCACTAAAGCCATTCTTTTTTTACAAGTTTATTATCCGATACAGTAAGATGCATTGTAAAATATCAGATCGAAGAAAATTTTTCAATAGTATGTGTCACAGAACACAAGAGTTGAAACTGTTGACTTCTTCGAGTGACTTCCAAGAAGTTGACATGTTGAGGGCTGGCAACCCCCTGGCGTGGACGCCCGAGTGGCTACGATGCCTGGGGGCCAGTGCCCAGGCCGGCCGGCTTGGGCTCCGCAGGCACCAGGCCAGCCTCGCTGAAGTACGGGTGGCGCAAAGCTTCCCTTGCCAAGATGCGCTCCTCAGGGTCAAACTTCAGCAATTtctgcagagaaaaaaaaagtaatgacaaataGCACTTATGAAAATGATAGCATTCCCAAGAGAGACAAACAAGAAGGTGAAGATGTTTTTGTCTGCAAAACGAGGACTACCTTGTTTCATGCAATGTAATTAAGGGTCTGCTATAATCGGGATCACCAACATTTAGGTAGATATGTTAAAGGACCTAGGAACAAAATCAAATTGAGGCCACCGTGGTAGTTTGTTGATTCCCAGCAGGGTAAAAAGCAGTTTTCTCGTCGGTAGGAAACGTGCCGGGCTTTGCCGCCGGCCAGTGGGTCCCTCTGGTCTCTCAACCGCCGAGATTCCACTCTGAACTCATTGCCAGATGACTATGATCAAAATGGCTATTAAAACTGTGATAGAAAATTCCCCCACTTTTCCAGGTTTGGAAAAAAACcatttcactgtctacatataTTAGTCCCCTATTCCtatcaaaaatttcaaataaaaattatgactaGTAGGCATAGCACAGTTCACTGCTGCAATGGGCAACGACCGATGATTGCTCAACAGTCAATGGCACTGACGGCAATATGCTGATATTTTTTAACACTTGAACACAAGGCAGAAAGGGGCAAGTAAGGATGCTTATGAGGATaactttataactttaatttttcagtgACCTCATCATCAACATAATTCCCTGTCTTCCCTAGGGAACTGGACGAGTGTTGCATGTGGCAGGAAATGCAATGTGCAGCAGGAACTCCCGGCGCACGGAGCACTCGCCTTGAGCAAGTCCTCGCCCGGCACGCACAGCTCCGGCATGAGCGACACCAGCGGGGCGGGCGGCCGGTACACCAGCGACGACCACAGGATGGACGACCGCTCGGGCCACTCTTCCTGACGAGGCGTACCCACCACCCTGCGACCAACATCAGAACTACTTGCTTCAAATCAAATGTAATCGACAAAAATGATTGCTGAAAATCACATCCCAACACACTAAATTAAACATTGCTTTTAAATTCAAACCAAGCAATTTTGGTGAAAAAGGGTTTCCATTGCACAGAATCATAATTTAAGGCTTAAAAATatctatatttctataaaaaatttggAAACATTTATGACATACGCTACACATCAAttctatttgaaattttttcaacatGGTTCAAAGCAAACTAAGCATGCTGCAGGGGCATTAGGCAACATGGTAGCACGTACTCGAATATTCTGTTCAGCTGGTCGCCCTCGGAATTGCCAGGAAAGAGCGGAGCGCGTCGGAACAGCTCCGCCATGATGCAGCCACACGACCACAAGTCCAGGGCAGAGGAGTAGGAGAGACCCAGCAGCACCTCTGGCGAGCGGTACCACAGCGTCACCACCTGCAACCAGCACAGCCACTACCACTCGCTGGACACCACTCTTATAACACTGGCAGCCACACGACCACAAGTCCAGTGCAGAGGAGTAGGAGAGCCCCAGCAGCACCTCTGGCGAGCGGTACCACAGCGTCACCACCTGCAACCAGCACAGCCACTACCACTCGCTGGACACCACTCTTATAACACTGGCAGCCACACGACCACAAGTCCAGGGCGGAGGAGTAGGAGAGCCCCAGCAGCACCTCTGGCGAGCGGTACCACAGCGTCACCACCTGCAACCAGCACAGCCACTACCACTCGCTGGACACCACTCTTATAACACTGGCAGCCACACTGCCACAAGTCCAGGGCAGAGGAGTAGGAGAGCCCCAGCAGCACCTCTGGCGAGCGGTACCACAGCGTCACCACCTGCAACCAGCACAGCCACTACCACTCGCTGGACACCACTCTTATAACACTGGCAGCCACACTGCCACAAGTCCAGGGCAGAGGAGTAGGAGAGCCCCAGCAGCACCTCTGGCGAGCGGTACCACAGCGTCACCACCTGCAACCAGCACAGCCACTACCACTCGCTGGACACCACTCTTATAACACTGGCAGCCACACTGCCACAAGTCCAGGGCAGAGGAGTAGGAGAGCCCCAGCAGCACCTCTGGCAAGCGGTACCACAGCGTCACCACCTGCAACCAGCACAGCCACTACCACTCGCTGGACACCACTCTTATAACACTGGCAGCCACACTGCCACAAGTCCAGGGCAGAGGAGTAGGAGAGCCCCAGCAGCACCTCTGGCGAGCGGTACCACAGCGTCACCACCTGCAACCAGCACAGCCACTACCACTCGCTGGACACCACTCATAACACTGGCAGCCACACGACCACAAGTCCAGGGCGGAGGAGTAGGAGAGCCCCAGCAGCACCTCTGGCGAGCGGTACCACAGCGTCACCACCTGCAACCAGCACTGCCACTACCACTCGCTGGACACCACTCTTATAACACTGGCAGCCACACGACCACAAGTCCAGGGCGGAGGAGTAGGAGAGCCCCACAGCACCTCTGGCGAGCGGTACCACAGCGTCACCACCTGCAACCAGCACAGCCACTACCACTCGCTGGACACCACTCTTATAACACTGGCAGCCACACGACCACAAGTCCAGGGCAGAGAAGTAGGAGAGCCCCAGCAGCACCTCTGGCGAGCGGTACCACAGCGTCACCACCTGCAACCAGCACAGCCACTACCACTCGCTGGACACCACTCTTATAACACTGGCAGCCACACGACCACAAGTCCAGGGCAGAGGAGTAGGAGAGCCCCAGCAGCACCTCTGGCGAGCGGTACCACAGCGTCACCACCTGCAACCAGCACAGCCACTACCACTCGCTGGACACCACTCTTATAACACTGGCAGCCACACGACCACAAGTCCAGGGCAGAGGAGTAGGAGAGCCCCAGCAGCACCTCTGGCGAGCGGTACCACAGCGTCACCACCTGCAACCAGCACAGCCACTACCACTCGCTGGACACCACTCTTATAACACTGGCAGCCACACGACCACAAGTCCAGTGCAGAGGAGTAGGAGAGCCCCAGCAGCACCTCTGGCGAGCGGTACCACAGCGTCACCACCTGCAACCAGCACAGCCACTACCACTCGCTGGACACCACTCTTATAACACTGGCAGCCACACTGCCACAAGTCCAGGGCAGAGGAGTAGGAGAGCCCCAGCAGCACCTCTGGCGAGCGGTACCACAGCGTCACCACCTGCAACCAGCACAGCCACTACCACTCGCTGGACACCACTCTTATAACACTGGCAGCCACACGACCACAAGTCCAGGGCAGAGAAGTAGGAGAGCCCCAGCAGCACCTCTGGCGAGCGGTACCACAGCGTCACCACCTGCAACCAGCACAGCCACTACCACTCGCTGGACACCACTCTTATAACACTGGCAGCCACACGACCACAAGTCCAGGGCAGAGGAGTAGGAGAGCCCCAGCAGCACCTCTGGCGAGCGGTACCACAGCGTCACCACCTGCAACCAGCACAGCCACTACCACTCGCTGGACACCACTCTTATAACACTGGCAGCCACACGACCACAAGTCCAGGGCAGAGGAGTAGGAGAGCCCCAGCAGCACCTCTGGCGAGCGGTACCACAGCGTCACCACCTGCAACCAGCACAGCCACTACCACTCGCTGGACACCACTCTTATAACACTGGCAGCCACACGACCACAAGTCCAGGGCAGAGGAGTAGGAGAGCCCCAGCAGCACCTCTGGCGAGCGGTACCACAGCGTCACCACCTGCAACCAGCACAGCCACTACCACTCGCTGGACACCACTCTTATAACACTGGCAGCCACACTGCCACAAGTCCAGGGCAGAGGAGTAGGAGAGCCCCAGCAGCACCTCTGGCGAGCGGTACCACAGCGTCACCACCTGCAACCAGCACAGCCACTACCACTCGCTGGACACCACTCTTATAACACTGGCAGCCACACGACCACAAGTCCAGGGCAGAGAAGTAGGAGAGCCCCAGCAGCACCTCTGGCGAGCGGTACCACAGCGTCACCACCTGCAACCAGCACAGCCACTACCACTCGCTGGACACCACTCTTATAACACTGGCAGCCACACGACCACAAGTCCAGGGCAGAGGAGTAGGAGAGCCCCAGCAGCACCTCTGGCGAGCGGTACCACAGCGTCACCACCAACAACCAGCACAGCCACTACCACTCGCTGGACACCACTCTTATAACACATGCAACCAGCACAGCCACTATCCCTGTGTGGCTTGTCTTAACAATAACTGACTTTCTAATGCCACACTGGACACCACTTATATCTCACCACATTACTTTATGAATAAGAGCATCTTCAAAATCAGAATCCAAGTTCAAAAACTATACTACATTCACCAGTATTACGGGCCACATAAATAAGTTTATATCATAAACTTCACAATTGTCTATATAAAAGACATTAAGCATTCTAACTTAATATGCACATGTATATACATTGATTACTAAATTAGAACAATTCTACTTAGAGAATAACTACCTTATTACCTTTCACAGGATCAGgacaaagtttaaaattcatataataatACAAAGaagtttaaagtattttttttataaatcagggtaaaatataaattcctaAGGAAAACTTAACCATTTTTTCTAAATATATCCCTATCCTGACTCTAGGCTCAACACCTCTGTAAACTGGAGGGTGGGGGCTATGCACCACATTATAGTTAATGCAGTGATGAATAATTGAAACACTAAAAATTTGATAAGCTTGAAATCGTAATttcattcttttttctttttttcattgaGGGGGAAATATATAGTTCTGTTATGCCAATTAGCCTTGGCGTGAACTGAGAAGTTGCAACATGCATTATCCAGAGTGAGTTGAGAGTTATCTTGAGGCATGAAGCACGGTGCTCCAGAGACACTAACGGGCGACGTCCCGCCCGGGGGCACTCACCACGGAGGTGAGCCGCATGTCGAAGTCGTAGGACTTGGCGAGGCCGAAGTCGGCCAGCTTCACCACCCCGGCGGCTGTCACCAGCAGGTTCTGGGGCTTCAGGTCGCGGTGCACCACGCGGTGCGAGTGCAGGAAGTCCACGCCGCTCAGGATTTGGAACATCATGTCCTGCGGGCACGACCGGGACTTACAGAAGGCAACACCCTGCATAGTTTTAAATATCTGGCCTGATTATTGGAATGACAAGGCtttacctgggcacacacacaagTTACAGaatttcagaagaaaccacgcaatttgaaaaggGCTCAACACTACGGGTGGCGTCGGTTTACCAAAAGCAATTACTAATGCGTTGAGGGCGGATGAGTGGTTTGATTTccgtaatttgtttttaaactgtattttcaggaaAGTAAAGAGAAataaaaccctttttttttttcagaataacttttagACATTAAATGCAacctacagattcttgaaagcattaaaGGGACTTAATTGCTTCTTTAGCTTCATTTCCACCCCATCTAATATCATGATTACTGCTCAAATATGATAGTTATCCTATAAACTATGAGAAGACCGCATGTCAGTTCAAAATCTTGTGCTTAGAGAAGACAACGCGCTAAAAAATCCAGTCAATGTTGCTCTTGTCATGTCTCACTAACACATAAACACTCCTGACTAGGCGAgcccattaaataatatattcccACTGTCAACTTGTTCTGGTATCAATGCACATGCATGTGAGCACTAGGAGGGCATGACTACAACTGTCGTAGTATCTAAAACACTGGCCCAATGCCAGTGCTAGACCTTGTCGAGAAAAACAGAAGCTGCATGGCTATCCATgactcaacattaaaaaaaaatcagctgtGGACTCAGCCCTCTCAACCAGAACTGGTTAAGCCTGCTCCCTCCCCACCTAACTACAGATCACTTGAATACTATTGTTAAATGAGACAATAGATGTTTTTGAAAGCATGGCAGAATCACTGGACGCCCACCTTGATGCGCGATGGGGGCAGGCCCGGCGGGGGGCAGCGCTCCAGGTAGCACGCCAGGTCCTGGTCCACGTGCTCGAAGATGAGGTACAGCGTGAGGCGCTGCTCGCTGCGCAGCTTCTCCCCGTGGCAGATGTCCAGCAACCTGCAACACAGCATACTGCAGCCTCGCTCCACGCAGCATGCACCCTGGCCGTGGGGGCAGATGTCCAGCAGCCTGCAACACAGCATACTGCAGCCTCGCTCCACGCAGCATGCACCCTGGCCGTGGGGGCAGATGTCCAGCAGCCTGCAACACAGCATACTGCAGCCTCGCTCCACGCAGAATGCACCCTGGCCGTGGGGGCAGATGTCCAGCAGCCTGCAACACAGCATACTGCAGCCTCGCTCCACGCAGCATGCACCCTGGCCGTGGGGGCAGATGTCCAGCAGCCTGCAACACAGCATACTGCAGCCTCGCTCCACGCAGCATGCACCCTGGCCGTGGGGGCAGATGTCCAGCAGCCTGCAACACAGCATACTGCAGCCTCGCTCCACGCAGCATGCACCCTGGCCGTGGGGGCAGATGTCCAGCAGCCTGCAACACAGCATACTGCAGCCTCGCTCCACGCAGCATGCACCCTGGCCGTGGGGGCAGATGTCCAGCAGCCTGCAACACAGCATACTGCAGCCTCGCTCCACGCAGCATGCACCCTGGCCGTGGGGGCAGATGTCCAGCAGCCTGCAACACAGCATACTGCAGCCTCGCTCCACGCAGCATGCACCCTGGCCGTGGGGGCAGATGTCCAGCAGCCTGCAATTTCCTTACATTTTATCATTCGACATTTCACCTTACCTGAGATACACACACAATTTATGGGACTTTAAAAGGATAATATATAATGCACTatgtctacaaatacctggtaAAACAACTGAAACATTTTTTCGGGAGAttttaacaaaaacttttttttatcaaatgggtGATTGTTAAATATACACAACCAAAACTAAACATGATGCAACATAATACGAATTATCCTACAATTTGCAGGATCGTATTGATTTTTAAGTTGTTAAACCAAAACCTCTTCGGAGATGTTCAGTTATTTAAGAGTCTCCAACTATATTGAATATGCGACTGTGAACTGAAGCGAGGCATAGGAGAAGCAATAGTCTCATGGCGCTGCTCATGACTTCGGTCTGCTCTGTGACTGGCGGTACCGTGACACCCTGTCATGTCATGGAAGTTGCAGTATCTAATTATAAATACAATATTGCATGCATAACAATTCGTTGCAGCAAACACATATTAACGTCAGTATTAACCTCATCATTCAAAGTATGTGGCATGCCTTAAAGACTAAATAATTGTTTTCTATCCTGGCTGTTAAAAGAGGATCGCCACCTAATGTAGCAGTGTTCACTTGACGCGGTCTGTGCAACGGCAGGAGGGCACAGTACTCGTGATACACGTGTGGCACCTCGTGTCTTCCGCCGTCGCCCAACCCTCGACAGCTGCAGTGTACACAACAACTGCTCTTACTAACACCACCACTTCACAAGGCATTTCAAATTGATAAGAACGCCTCATGACtgtgtttattgaaattatatatatatatatatatatatatatatatatatatatatatatatatatatatatatatatatatatatataaaggtagGTAATAAAAATCGGCAAGGGAAGACGTGTGTTGTGAATGCATCGCCCGAAGAGCCGGCAACCCGCCACACGG is part of the Bacillus rossius redtenbacheri isolate Brsri chromosome 8, Brsri_v3, whole genome shotgun sequence genome and harbors:
- the LOC134535142 gene encoding cyclin-dependent kinase 4; this translates as MHSQLGAAAGVAGPPLHFRDHGDYEELAVIGNGAYGTVYKARNVASDAVVAMKKVRVPFTEEGIPTSTMREIAMLKQLDQYEHPNIVRLLDICHGEKLRSEQRLTLYLIFEHVDQDLACYLERCPPPGLPPSRIKDMMFQILSGVDFLHSHRVVHRDLKPQNLLVTAAGVVKLADFGLAKSYDFDMRLTSVVVTLWYRSPEVLLGLSYSSALDLWSCGCIMAELFRRAPLFPGNSEGDQLNRIFEVVGTPRQEEWPERSSILWSSLVYRPPAPLVSLMPELCVPGEDLLKKLLKFDPEERILAREALRHPYFSEAGLVPAEPKPAGLGTGPQAS